The Legionella sp. PATHC032 genome has a window encoding:
- a CDS encoding NAD(P)H-dependent flavin oxidoreductase — MHHPKLAEKLGIQFPIIQAPMAGGATTPELVAAVSNTGGLGSLGAGYMKPDEIRQAIIKIRQLTSKPFAVNLFIPEAHHATPEQIQKACDDINLCCTELNIEISPVSTPYSQSFIDQMQILIEEKIPVFSYAFGTLEPMWIKQLKKSGTFLIGTATTIHEARILEASGIDAIVAQGSEAGGHRGTFIGNAEDALIKLSELVPQLVETIQIPVIAAGGIMNGKGIVSAINAGASGVQMGTAFLSCFEAGITYKYKQTLLSQQQDNTVLTRAFSGKLARGIRNKFITCMDNRKINILDYPIQNALTQVMRQKAREKDNIDFMSLWAGQSAHLCRSMSASNLINSLIIETEMK, encoded by the coding sequence ATGCACCATCCAAAATTAGCTGAAAAACTTGGTATTCAATTTCCTATCATTCAAGCACCTATGGCAGGAGGAGCCACTACGCCAGAGTTGGTTGCAGCAGTTTCTAACACTGGTGGTTTGGGCTCTCTGGGCGCAGGGTATATGAAACCTGATGAGATCAGACAAGCTATTATAAAAATTCGCCAATTAACAAGTAAACCTTTTGCAGTTAATCTTTTTATACCCGAAGCGCATCATGCAACACCAGAACAAATTCAAAAAGCTTGTGATGATATCAATCTGTGCTGTACTGAGCTAAATATTGAAATCAGTCCCGTGAGTACGCCCTATTCCCAATCTTTTATTGACCAAATGCAAATCCTGATTGAAGAAAAAATCCCTGTTTTTAGCTATGCATTCGGTACATTAGAACCAATGTGGATAAAACAATTGAAGAAAAGTGGAACCTTTCTAATAGGAACAGCAACCACTATACACGAAGCAAGAATACTTGAAGCAAGTGGTATTGATGCCATTGTTGCACAAGGAAGTGAAGCCGGAGGGCATCGAGGTACTTTTATCGGCAATGCAGAGGATGCTTTGATTAAACTATCTGAACTGGTACCCCAATTAGTAGAAACAATACAAATACCAGTGATAGCTGCCGGTGGAATCATGAATGGTAAAGGCATAGTTTCTGCCATAAATGCAGGTGCCTCTGGTGTGCAAATGGGAACCGCTTTTTTAAGTTGTTTTGAAGCTGGCATCACTTATAAATACAAACAAACCCTGTTATCACAGCAACAAGACAATACTGTACTAACACGTGCTTTTTCGGGAAAGCTTGCTCGTGGAATTCGAAATAAATTCATTACTTGCATGGATAATCGGAAAATAAATATCCTCGACTACCCCATTCAAAATGCATTAACCCAGGTAATGAGACAAAAAGCCAGGGAAAAAGATAATATTGATTTTATGTCGTTATGGGCTGGACAATCGGCTCATTTATGTCGATCTATGTCGGCAAGTAACTTAATAAATAGTTTAATTATTGAGACAGAAATGAAGTAA
- a CDS encoding TetR/AcrR family transcriptional regulator — MKKVAPILKNEIINTAIDIAQDSSWEKVRLIDIAKALNIDLNTIRYFFAEKDQIIDACFDRADEAMLNAPSKPKFDLLTAKEKLHDLLMTWLSTFEGQQKVIRQMIFHKLEPGHLHLQLPAIKRISQTVQWWREAAGLRETFIQRAIQETGLTIIYLATFSYWLLDNSKEHLATRLFLEHKLNMAKNLSNFWGFTYYAPSKIS, encoded by the coding sequence ATGAAAAAAGTAGCACCAATACTAAAAAATGAGATCATCAATACAGCAATAGATATTGCCCAGGATAGCTCTTGGGAAAAAGTGAGATTGATTGATATCGCTAAAGCATTAAATATTGATTTAAACACAATACGATATTTCTTTGCTGAAAAAGATCAAATTATTGATGCCTGTTTTGATCGTGCTGATGAAGCCATGCTCAATGCGCCCTCCAAACCGAAATTTGATTTACTCACTGCCAAAGAAAAACTGCATGATTTATTAATGACTTGGCTAAGTACTTTCGAAGGACAACAAAAAGTAATCCGGCAAATGATATTTCATAAGCTAGAGCCTGGTCATCTTCATCTTCAATTGCCTGCAATCAAACGCATCAGCCAAACTGTTCAATGGTGGCGTGAAGCAGCTGGTCTTAGAGAGACCTTTATTCAACGTGCCATACAAGAAACCGGATTAACCATCATTTATCTGGCCACCTTTAGTTATTGGTTATTAGATAACTCTAAAGAACATCTCGCAACCCGCCTTTTTTTGGAACACAAATTAAATATGGCAAAAAACTTATCCAATTTTTGGGGTTTTACTTACTATGCACCATCCAAAATTAGCTGA